A region from the Pelobates fuscus isolate aPelFus1 chromosome 1, aPelFus1.pri, whole genome shotgun sequence genome encodes:
- the LOC134608626 gene encoding periphilin-1-like isoform X3: MNEHKGSEEMYPRGSDRGWHRGQHQWDAQPVPVLRGHHPRSFRGGGYNAHREHGGYNSAGYHDYHDNPRHDYHDNPRHDYHDNPRHDYHDNPRHDNCHDYPDDSYHMQDYDDRQFQDYKDPRYHDERNYHEYREPGYHRGRAKGNHYRGGYKSHERGNSAHNKHSGPHPKKLKSPKIDKTPKKGDGPAGRSKPSSVSPVPIVVHNPGRSVVVLTSGDSSTDESKEKTPSPIVARTNNKGNVKPIPAIKAETSASNSKSNCEQAGTDSVTIKPVSEVKTETIKVFAVPKEEIPVLTPKEEEISLDISAGKRPHPEQQEASLDEEKREHVAIDTKRMRNDKSPERCNKDDEVQIPLLDGWIDVPPHSSGPSCATEELAKKPELEQCVSDTAQMLRRAFILARKEEIELAYAQDCRTFALVANMLLKKDPSIETAVASALRSTLQEIAGRCVHELNGFIERYDVESRVLFESAASRGKTN; the protein is encoded by the exons GAACGAGCATAAAGGTTCAGAGGAGATGTACCCACGTGGATCAGACAGAGGCTGGCATCGGGGGCAGCACCAGTGGGAT gctcAGCCTGTTCCAGTGCTTCGAGGTCATCACCCGAGATCTTTCAGAGGAGGAGGCTACAATGCACACAG GGAGCATGGCGGTTATAATTCTGCAGGCTACCACGACTACCACGATAATCCTCGACACGACTACCACGATAATCCTCGACACGACTACCACGATAATCCTCGACACGACTACCACGATAATCCTCGACATGACAACTGTCATGACTATCCTGATGATTCTTATCACATGCAAGATTATGATGATCGGCAGTTTCAGGATTACAAAGACCCCCGATACCATGACGAAAGAAACTATCATGAATACAGGGAACCTGGATATCACAGAGGACGTGCTAAGGGGAACCACTACCGTGGTGGATACAAGTCTCATGAACGAGGGAACTCTGCCCACAACAAACATTCAGGGCCACATCCTAAGAAACTTAAATCTCCAAAAATTGACAAGACCCCCAAGAAAGGGGATGGTCCTGCAGGGCGCTCAAAGCCTAGCTCAGTTAGTCCTGTCCCCATAG tggTGCACAATCCTGGCCGCAGCGTTGTCGTATTAACATCAGGAGACAGTTCTACG GACGAAAGTAAAGAGAAGACTCCTAGCCCAATAGTTGCAAGAACAAATAACAAAGGAAATGTGAAACCAATCCCAGCCATCAAAGCAGAGACTTCAGCAAGCAATAGTAAATCAAACTGCGAACAGGCTGGCACAGACAGTGTGACCATAAAACCTGTGAGTGAGGTCAAAACGGAGACCATCAAAGTCTTTGCAGTACCTAAAGAG GAAATTCCTGTTTTGACTCCCAAGGAGGAGGAAATATCCTTGGATATCAGTGCTGGGAAGAGACCACATCCTGAACAGCAAGAGGCCAGTCTGGATGAAGAAAAAAGAGAGCATGTGGCCATTGATACAAAAAGAATGAGGAACGACAAATCTCCAGAACGCTGTAATAAAGACGATGAAGTTCAGATTCCATTGCTG GATGGTTGGATAGATGTTCCCCCGCATTCATCGGGGCCCTCTTGTGCCACTGAAGAGTTAGCCAAGAAACCTGAACTGGAACAGTGTGTTTCGGATACAGCCCAAATGCTACGCAGAGCCTTTATCTTagccagaaaagaagagattgaaCTG GCCTATGCTCAGGACTGCCGGACCTTTGCTTTGGTGGCCAACATGTTACTGAAAAAGGACCCATCAATTGAGACCGCTGTAGCCAGTGCTCTTCGATCCACACTGCAAGAAATTGCTGGCCGTTGTGTTCATGAACTCAATGGCTTTATTGAGCGTTATGATGTGGAGAGTAGAGTCCTCTTTGAGTCTGCAGCTAGTAGAGGGAAAACTAACTAA
- the LOC134608626 gene encoding periphilin-1-like isoform X1: protein MNEHKGSEEMYPRGSDRGWHRGQHQWDGEPSSCNSRKTLLATPVSPADSSAQPVPVLRGHHPRSFRGGGYNAHREHGGYNSAGYHDYHDNPRHDYHDNPRHDYHDNPRHDYHDNPRHDNCHDYPDDSYHMQDYDDRQFQDYKDPRYHDERNYHEYREPGYHRGRAKGNHYRGGYKSHERGNSAHNKHSGPHPKKLKSPKIDKTPKKGDGPAGRSKPSSVSPVPIVVHNPGRSVVVLTSGDSSTDESKEKTPSPIVARTNNKGNVKPIPAIKAETSASNSKSNCEQAGTDSVTIKPVSEVKTETIKVFAVPKEEIPVLTPKEEEISLDISAGKRPHPEQQEASLDEEKREHVAIDTKRMRNDKSPERCNKDDEVQIPLLDGWIDVPPHSSGPSCATEELAKKPELEQCVSDTAQMLRRAFILARKEEIELAYAQDCRTFALVANMLLKKDPSIETAVASALRSTLQEIAGRCVHELNGFIERYDVESRVLFESAASRGKTN, encoded by the exons GAACGAGCATAAAGGTTCAGAGGAGATGTACCCACGTGGATCAGACAGAGGCTGGCATCGGGGGCAGCACCAGTGGGAT GGGGAGCCTAGCAGTTGCAACAGCAGAAAAACTCTTCTAGCCACCCCAGTGTCTCCAGCCGATTCCAGT gctcAGCCTGTTCCAGTGCTTCGAGGTCATCACCCGAGATCTTTCAGAGGAGGAGGCTACAATGCACACAG GGAGCATGGCGGTTATAATTCTGCAGGCTACCACGACTACCACGATAATCCTCGACACGACTACCACGATAATCCTCGACACGACTACCACGATAATCCTCGACACGACTACCACGATAATCCTCGACATGACAACTGTCATGACTATCCTGATGATTCTTATCACATGCAAGATTATGATGATCGGCAGTTTCAGGATTACAAAGACCCCCGATACCATGACGAAAGAAACTATCATGAATACAGGGAACCTGGATATCACAGAGGACGTGCTAAGGGGAACCACTACCGTGGTGGATACAAGTCTCATGAACGAGGGAACTCTGCCCACAACAAACATTCAGGGCCACATCCTAAGAAACTTAAATCTCCAAAAATTGACAAGACCCCCAAGAAAGGGGATGGTCCTGCAGGGCGCTCAAAGCCTAGCTCAGTTAGTCCTGTCCCCATAG tggTGCACAATCCTGGCCGCAGCGTTGTCGTATTAACATCAGGAGACAGTTCTACG GACGAAAGTAAAGAGAAGACTCCTAGCCCAATAGTTGCAAGAACAAATAACAAAGGAAATGTGAAACCAATCCCAGCCATCAAAGCAGAGACTTCAGCAAGCAATAGTAAATCAAACTGCGAACAGGCTGGCACAGACAGTGTGACCATAAAACCTGTGAGTGAGGTCAAAACGGAGACCATCAAAGTCTTTGCAGTACCTAAAGAG GAAATTCCTGTTTTGACTCCCAAGGAGGAGGAAATATCCTTGGATATCAGTGCTGGGAAGAGACCACATCCTGAACAGCAAGAGGCCAGTCTGGATGAAGAAAAAAGAGAGCATGTGGCCATTGATACAAAAAGAATGAGGAACGACAAATCTCCAGAACGCTGTAATAAAGACGATGAAGTTCAGATTCCATTGCTG GATGGTTGGATAGATGTTCCCCCGCATTCATCGGGGCCCTCTTGTGCCACTGAAGAGTTAGCCAAGAAACCTGAACTGGAACAGTGTGTTTCGGATACAGCCCAAATGCTACGCAGAGCCTTTATCTTagccagaaaagaagagattgaaCTG GCCTATGCTCAGGACTGCCGGACCTTTGCTTTGGTGGCCAACATGTTACTGAAAAAGGACCCATCAATTGAGACCGCTGTAGCCAGTGCTCTTCGATCCACACTGCAAGAAATTGCTGGCCGTTGTGTTCATGAACTCAATGGCTTTATTGAGCGTTATGATGTGGAGAGTAGAGTCCTCTTTGAGTCTGCAGCTAGTAGAGGGAAAACTAACTAA
- the LOC134608626 gene encoding periphilin-1-like isoform X2, giving the protein MYPRGSDRGWHRGQHQWDGEPSSCNSRKTLLATPVSPADSSAQPVPVLRGHHPRSFRGGGYNAHREHGGYNSAGYHDYHDNPRHDYHDNPRHDYHDNPRHDYHDNPRHDNCHDYPDDSYHMQDYDDRQFQDYKDPRYHDERNYHEYREPGYHRGRAKGNHYRGGYKSHERGNSAHNKHSGPHPKKLKSPKIDKTPKKGDGPAGRSKPSSVSPVPIVVHNPGRSVVVLTSGDSSTDESKEKTPSPIVARTNNKGNVKPIPAIKAETSASNSKSNCEQAGTDSVTIKPVSEVKTETIKVFAVPKEEIPVLTPKEEEISLDISAGKRPHPEQQEASLDEEKREHVAIDTKRMRNDKSPERCNKDDEVQIPLLDGWIDVPPHSSGPSCATEELAKKPELEQCVSDTAQMLRRAFILARKEEIELAYAQDCRTFALVANMLLKKDPSIETAVASALRSTLQEIAGRCVHELNGFIERYDVESRVLFESAASRGKTN; this is encoded by the exons ATGTACCCACGTGGATCAGACAGAGGCTGGCATCGGGGGCAGCACCAGTGGGAT GGGGAGCCTAGCAGTTGCAACAGCAGAAAAACTCTTCTAGCCACCCCAGTGTCTCCAGCCGATTCCAGT gctcAGCCTGTTCCAGTGCTTCGAGGTCATCACCCGAGATCTTTCAGAGGAGGAGGCTACAATGCACACAG GGAGCATGGCGGTTATAATTCTGCAGGCTACCACGACTACCACGATAATCCTCGACACGACTACCACGATAATCCTCGACACGACTACCACGATAATCCTCGACACGACTACCACGATAATCCTCGACATGACAACTGTCATGACTATCCTGATGATTCTTATCACATGCAAGATTATGATGATCGGCAGTTTCAGGATTACAAAGACCCCCGATACCATGACGAAAGAAACTATCATGAATACAGGGAACCTGGATATCACAGAGGACGTGCTAAGGGGAACCACTACCGTGGTGGATACAAGTCTCATGAACGAGGGAACTCTGCCCACAACAAACATTCAGGGCCACATCCTAAGAAACTTAAATCTCCAAAAATTGACAAGACCCCCAAGAAAGGGGATGGTCCTGCAGGGCGCTCAAAGCCTAGCTCAGTTAGTCCTGTCCCCATAG tggTGCACAATCCTGGCCGCAGCGTTGTCGTATTAACATCAGGAGACAGTTCTACG GACGAAAGTAAAGAGAAGACTCCTAGCCCAATAGTTGCAAGAACAAATAACAAAGGAAATGTGAAACCAATCCCAGCCATCAAAGCAGAGACTTCAGCAAGCAATAGTAAATCAAACTGCGAACAGGCTGGCACAGACAGTGTGACCATAAAACCTGTGAGTGAGGTCAAAACGGAGACCATCAAAGTCTTTGCAGTACCTAAAGAG GAAATTCCTGTTTTGACTCCCAAGGAGGAGGAAATATCCTTGGATATCAGTGCTGGGAAGAGACCACATCCTGAACAGCAAGAGGCCAGTCTGGATGAAGAAAAAAGAGAGCATGTGGCCATTGATACAAAAAGAATGAGGAACGACAAATCTCCAGAACGCTGTAATAAAGACGATGAAGTTCAGATTCCATTGCTG GATGGTTGGATAGATGTTCCCCCGCATTCATCGGGGCCCTCTTGTGCCACTGAAGAGTTAGCCAAGAAACCTGAACTGGAACAGTGTGTTTCGGATACAGCCCAAATGCTACGCAGAGCCTTTATCTTagccagaaaagaagagattgaaCTG GCCTATGCTCAGGACTGCCGGACCTTTGCTTTGGTGGCCAACATGTTACTGAAAAAGGACCCATCAATTGAGACCGCTGTAGCCAGTGCTCTTCGATCCACACTGCAAGAAATTGCTGGCCGTTGTGTTCATGAACTCAATGGCTTTATTGAGCGTTATGATGTGGAGAGTAGAGTCCTCTTTGAGTCTGCAGCTAGTAGAGGGAAAACTAACTAA